In the Rhinatrema bivittatum chromosome 6, aRhiBiv1.1, whole genome shotgun sequence genome, one interval contains:
- the LOC115093905 gene encoding uncharacterized protein LOC115093905, protein MAGKRPDWEEEELDGGVAAFLESEEAAWVPGEEAAGDGVLIPEWVSDFGVAERGGARSLARGADRGGVEIEREGPLLLIERSAELGVVRGRGGRAVRPRAKGKSGKAASKSCEPILAAEMISDAAERFPGPDEGSFGESAVSMGALYKTRFRGQGGKGAMVGRLSGAEERRARGAGSMLGRGMAVRGERVSNTLLVPELARGMLGGVSRHCMGQRGNRRLTGGSRRRLNGGGRIGRGRDDLGRGRSVDRGCASSFGEFGGLEVERIWDIAPAPVPSPAPAVFPQGNLAEDDGEIPGPSQWEAWRNDAPVTAGRGRREQLYMDDVLPVEPEQTGAASEPMTVWIIGHSFTYWGHRHACGRPYGPHLDLQRRGVRVIWLGRRGMLWDELVPYVRKERERRAAPRVLVVHLGGNDWGKMSGKHFISNVRKDLMTISILLPTTILCWSDIVVRPAELDNIRWKRCRSKANQQIGTWLERLGGRHIKYAWSWGKVTGLFRDDGVHLSFLGLDLFLNSIQEVLEELFPL, encoded by the exons ATGGCTGGCAAGAGGCCcgattgggaggaggaggagctcgaTGGTGGTGTGGCTGCGTTCCTGGAGTCAGAGGAAGCCGCATGGGTGCCGGGGGAGGAGGCAGCAGGCGACGGTGTGCTGATCCCAGAATGGGTGAGCGACTTTGGCGTTGCAGAGCGGGGAGGAGCACGATCGTTAGCTCGGGGGGCGGATAGAGGAggtgtggagattgaaagggagggACCGTTGCTGTTAATTGAGAGGTCTGCAGAGCTGGgtgtggtgagggggaggggcggtAGAGCTGTGAGGCCCCGGGCTAAGGGGAAGTCTGGAAAGGCAGCTTCTAAGAGCTGTGAGCCCATTCTAGCTGCAGAAATGATTTCTGATGCTGCAGAGCGCTTTCCTGGCCCTGATGAAGGTTCATTTGGTGAGAGTGCTGTGTCTATGGGAGCTTTATACAAAACTAGGTTTCGTGGTCAGGGGGGTAAGGGAGCGATGGTAGGGCGGTTAAGTGGAGCGGAGGAGCGCAGGGCAAGGGGTGCCGGTAGCATGTTGGGGAGGGGCATGGCtgtgagaggggagagggtgagtaataCGTTATTGGTTCCAGAACTGGCAAGGGGGATGTTGGGGGGGGTAAGCAGGCACTGCATGGGGCAAAGAGGTAATCGTAGATTGACTGGGGGTTCTCGCCGGCGTTTGAATGGAGGGGGGAGAATCGGGAGGGGAAGAGATGACCTTGGTAGAGGGAGGTCTGTGGACAGGGGATGTGCGAGCAGTTTTGGGGAGTTTGGGGGGTTGGAGGTGGAGAGAATTTGGGATATTGCGCCGGCTCCTGTTCcgtctcctgctcctgctgttttTCCACAGGGGAATTTGGCAGAGGATGATGGTGAAATACCTGGCCCATCTCAATGGGAGGCTTGGCGCAATGACGCGCCAGTGACGGCAGGCAGGGGTCGGCGAGAGCAGTTATACATGGATGATGTGCTGCCTGTGGAGCCTGAACAGACTG GTGCTGCGTCTGAGCCCATGACAGTTTGGATCATTGGTCATTCGTTTACTTACTGGGGTCACAGACACGCCTGCGGCCGTCCTTACGGCCCTCACTTGGACTTACAACGAAGGGGGGTTCGGGTTATCTGGCTTGGCCGGAGGGGTATGCTGTGGGACGAACTTGTTCCTTATGTTAGGAAGGAGCGAGAGCGTCGGGCAGCTCCTCGGGTCTTGGTAGTTCATTTGGGGGGTAACGACTGGGGTAAGATGTCGGGCAAGCACTTCATTAGCAATGTCCGTAAGGACTTAATGACTATATCTATTTTGCTGCCGACGACGATCTTATGCTGGTCTGATATTGTGGTGAGGCCTGCTGAATTGGATAACATCAGATGGAAACGGTGTAGGTCCAAGGCAAACCAACAAATCGGGACTTGGTTGGAGCGCTTGGGTGGTCGGCATATTAAGTATGCCTGGTCATGGGGTAAGGTAACAGGTTTGTTCCGAGATGATGGGGTTCACCTGTCTTTTCTAGGATtagacttgttcctgaactccatTCAGGAGGTCTTAGAGGAGTTATTTCCTCTGTAA